The segment GGGCGTCCTGTGCTACAACGACCGGGTCGCGGCGGGTGTCCTGCACGCCGCGACCCGGCTCGGGATCGACGTGCCCGCCGATCTGTCCGTGGTCGGTTACGACGACCAGGAGCACATGGCCGCGTTCCTCACACCGCCGCTCACCTCGGTCGCGCTGCCGCACCGGGCGATGGGCGAGGCGGCGGCCCGGCTGCTCCTGGACGCCATCGAAGCCGGCCGTACGCCGCCCGCGACCGTCCGGCGCCTGGCCTGCCCTGTGGTCAGCCGCGCCTCCGTGGGTCCGGCGCCCACCCGGTGACCCGGGCACCCGGCCCGTCGACGACCAGCTCGGCGATGTCGCCGGGGCGCCGGTAGACGCGCTCGGTGACCATGGCCCGTTCCACGACGAAGAGTTCGAGGAGCGAGCCGTCGACGAGCAGCCGGAGCGCGAGTTCCGGCCCCTTCGGCACGTGCACGGTGATCGGGGCGGAGCCTTCCCTGCCGGTCCGGGGCCAGGCGCTGCGGTCCAGGACGACGGTCCCCGAGGCAGGGTCCGCCCGGACGGTCAGCTCCCGGCCCGCCGCGCCCCGGAGCAGGCTCACCGTGGTCGGTTCGCATGCGGTGACCGTCAGGTCGTACGTGTGGGGAAGCGGAACCCGGCCCGGCGCGGTGACGAACGGCTCGGCCGGGCGCAGCAGTTCGAGTTCCGGGGCCGGACTCACCCGCAGTGAACCGTCGGGGTGGATGTCGACGACCCGTGGCGCGGTGAGTACGCCTGCCCATCCGGCCCGGTACGTCTCCTCTTGCGGGCGGGCCTCCCACGACCAGCCCCACAGCAGTGCGCGGTCCGGCTCCTGGAGCACGGCGGGAGCGTAGAAGTCCCGCCCCTGGTCGAGCCGGCCGCCGGCGCGCGGCACGAACCTCAACGCGCCCTGGCCATCGGCCTCCAGACGGCCGGTCAGGTATCCGGTGGAGCAGGGATCTCCGTCCCAGAGGGACACCAGAAGTACGTGGTCGCCGCCTGCTGTCCGGTACAGGTGCGGGCACTCCCAGCCCACCGACTTGTCGCCGAACACGCCTGCGGCCACCGGATCATTGCCGTCCAGCAGCACACCGGCGAACCGCCAGGCGGTCAGGTCGTCGCAGTCGTAGAGCAGGACCGACGGCGTGCCGTCGGCGTGCCCGGCCCCGACGAGGGCCCAGCGCCTGTCCGCGCAGCGGAAGACGAACGGGTCGCGGAACATCACCACGTCCAGTCCCGGCGGCGGCCCTGCCACCACCGGCGTCGGCAGCGGCTTCCACTCGGTCAGCCGCTCATCGTCCGGGTCCGCCGCCCGCGCCAGGCAGATGGTGCCGAGTCCGGCGTGGGCATGGTCGACTCCCGTGTACACGGCGGTCGGTGTGCCGGCGTCGTCGACCACGCAGCCCGACCAGCAGCCGGCCTCGTCGGGGCCGCCGGGCGTCGGGGTGAGCGCGATCGGGTGGTGCTCCCAGTGGACGAGGTCGCGGCTGGAGGCGTGGCCCCAGTGGATGTCGGCGTGGACCGGGGCGTGCGGGTTGTACTGGTAGAAGAGGTGCCGGCGGCCGCGCCAACGGAACGGGCCGTTGGGGTCGTTGATCCAGCCCGCGGCCGGACTGATCCGGAACCGGGGTGCGTGGGGGTCGTGGCTCAACGGTTGACTCCTGCGGACGTGATGCCCTCGCGCAGAGGGCGCTGGCCGACGACGAACACGGCGACGGCGGGGAGCATCGAGAGCACGACCCCGGCCAGGACCACCGAGATCGACCCGGTACCGAGGTTGCCCTGCAGGGAGACCAGGCCCAGCGGAAGCGTGTAGTTCTGGCTGGAGGTCTCCAGGATCAGCGGGCGGAAGAACTCGTTCCAGTGGTAGTTGAAGGCCAGCACGCCGACGATCGCCAGGCCGGGTGTGGCCAGCGGCGCGTACACCGAGCGGAAGATCCGCCAGGGCCCCGCGCCGTCCACCATGGCCGCTTCGCCCAGGTCCTTCGGCATACCGAGGAAGTACTGGCGCATCAGGAAGGTGCCGAAGGCCGTCGGGAAGGCCGGGATGATCAGGCCGAGGAGCGTGTCGGTGAGGCCCATCGACTTCAGCACCAGGAACACCGGGACGATGGTGACCTGCAACGGCACCATCATGGTCGCCAGGACCAGGCCGAAGAGCGGCTTCTTGAAACGGAACTCCAGGCGCGCGAAGGCGTATCCGGCCAGGCCCGCCGTGATCATCTGGCCGACGGCGATCAGTGCCGTCACCAGCGTGGAGTTCAGGGCGAGCAGCCACACGTCGATCTGCTGGAAGACCCCGCGGTAGGCCGCGGTCGTCGGGTGCGTCGGGATGATCTGCGGGGGCAGGTCGAAGGACTGGGCCGGGGTGCGCAGTGAGGTGGCGACGGTCCAGATGACCGGGCCCAGCGTCAGCAGGGCGCACACGGTCAGTGCGGCGATCCGGGCCCAGGGGGTGAGTGAGTAACGTACGCGACTGAGGGTCGGGGTTGCTTGGCTCATGCGGCTCACCGGCTCACTGGTAGTGGACGAAACGCCGGCTGAGCCGGAACTGGAGGGCGGTGACCGCCATGATCAGCGCGAAGAGCAGCACGCCCACCGCGGATGCCTCGCCGAAGTCGAGCTGCTCGAAGGCCCTCTCGTAGATCACCATCACCACGGTGCGGGTGGCGTCGCCGGGTCCGCCGTCGGTGAGGACGTAGGGCTGTTCGAAGACCTGCAGGGCGTTGATGATGCCGACCACCGCCGCGACGAGCAGCGTCGGCGACAGCAGCGGCAGCGTGATGCCGAGGTGCTTGCGCAGGCCGGTCGCGCCGTCGAGAGCGGCGGCCTCGTGGATCTCCTTGGGGATGTTGTTCAGACCGCCGACGAACAGCAGGAACGAGAAACCGAACTGCTGCCAGACGTAGACCAGGACGACCGTGGCCATCGCCGCGTGCTCCGAGGTCAGCCAGGGCACGGGCGCGACGCCGACCAGGCCGATCAGCCAGTTCACCACCCCGAAGTCCTGGTTGAACAGGTACTTCATCACCACCGAGATCGAGGCGGCGGACAGCACCAGCGGGAAGAAGAACGCCGAACGGAACAGCGACCGCAGCCACACCGGCATCCGCCCGTTCAGCGCGAGCGCCAGCGACAGCGCGATCAGCAGTTGCAGCGCGACCGCGAGGACCATGAAGAGGAGCGTGTTGCGGAAGGAGACCAGGACGGTCGAGTCCGTGAAGGTCGTGCGGTAGTTGGCGCCGCCGGCGAAACGGGGCGGGTCGATCACGTTCCACTGGAACAGGCTCAGCACGACGGACCCGATGATCGGCACGACCGTGAAGACGACGATGCCGACGACCGTGGGCGCCAGGAACAGCGCGGCCAGCAACCGGGCGCCGCGGTCGCGGACGGACGGCCGCACGGCGGCGGCCGGTGGCGTGCCGGGCCGCGGACGTACGGCGGGGACCTGGGAGTTCGGGACCTGGGTGTTCGTCATACCTCACGCTCCATGGCCTGCTCCAGGGCGCCCTGCATCCGGCGCAGCGCGGGACCCACCGCACGCGGCGAGGCCAGCGCGGTGCCGGTGTACTTGAGCAGGACGTCGGTCACCTCGGCGACCTGCGGCGGCGCGGGGATCGGGCCGGTGTCGGGAAACCGGTCGAGGGTGTCGTAGAAGACCTGCCAGTGTGCCGGGCCGCTCGCGGCGTAGCGGGCAGCGTTCAGCATCGAACGCCGGGCCGGGGTGGTCTGGTTGCTCCGGAACAGCCGGGTCATGGTGTCCTTGCGGGCCGCGTACTTGATGAACTCCCAGGCGGCTTCCTGCTTCTTCGAGGTGCGCAGCAGCGCGTAACCCGCCGCGCCGAACTGGTGGCGCTGGGTACGCCAGCGCGGGAAGTACTGCACGTCGTAGTCGGTGGCCCGCATGCCGGCCAGCTGCAGCCCGCCCGCCCAGAAGCCGCCCGCCGGTGTGACGCCGACGTGGCCGGTGGAGAACACGCCGACCAGATTGCTGCCGTTGCCGCCCTCGGGCCGGGTGCACAGGTCCTCCTGGACGAGGGAGGCGAGATAGTCGTACGCCTCCTCGACCCGGCCGTCGGTGGCCTGCGGGGTCGTCCAGCGGAAGCCCCCGCCGCGGCCCTGCCGGTCGGCGGCCGGGTAGAAGGTGTCCCACAGCCAGGA is part of the Streptomyces sp. NBC_01262 genome and harbors:
- a CDS encoding glycoside hydrolase family 32 protein, with the translated sequence MSHDPHAPRFRISPAAGWINDPNGPFRWRGRRHLFYQYNPHAPVHADIHWGHASSRDLVHWEHHPIALTPTPGGPDEAGCWSGCVVDDAGTPTAVYTGVDHAHAGLGTICLARAADPDDERLTEWKPLPTPVVAGPPPGLDVVMFRDPFVFRCADRRWALVGAGHADGTPSVLLYDCDDLTAWRFAGVLLDGNDPVAAGVFGDKSVGWECPHLYRTAGGDHVLLVSLWDGDPCSTGYLTGRLEADGQGALRFVPRAGGRLDQGRDFYAPAVLQEPDRALLWGWSWEARPQEETYRAGWAGVLTAPRVVDIHPDGSLRVSPAPELELLRPAEPFVTAPGRVPLPHTYDLTVTACEPTTVSLLRGAAGRELTVRADPASGTVVLDRSAWPRTGREGSAPITVHVPKGPELALRLLVDGSLLELFVVERAMVTERVYRRPGDIAELVVDGPGARVTGWAPDPRRRG
- a CDS encoding carbohydrate ABC transporter permease, which translates into the protein MSQATPTLSRVRYSLTPWARIAALTVCALLTLGPVIWTVATSLRTPAQSFDLPPQIIPTHPTTAAYRGVFQQIDVWLLALNSTLVTALIAVGQMITAGLAGYAFARLEFRFKKPLFGLVLATMMVPLQVTIVPVFLVLKSMGLTDTLLGLIIPAFPTAFGTFLMRQYFLGMPKDLGEAAMVDGAGPWRIFRSVYAPLATPGLAIVGVLAFNYHWNEFFRPLILETSSQNYTLPLGLVSLQGNLGTGSISVVLAGVVLSMLPAVAVFVVGQRPLREGITSAGVNR
- a CDS encoding carbohydrate ABC transporter permease; the protein is MTNTQVPNSQVPAVRPRPGTPPAAAVRPSVRDRGARLLAALFLAPTVVGIVVFTVVPIIGSVVLSLFQWNVIDPPRFAGGANYRTTFTDSTVLVSFRNTLLFMVLAVALQLLIALSLALALNGRMPVWLRSLFRSAFFFPLVLSAASISVVMKYLFNQDFGVVNWLIGLVGVAPVPWLTSEHAAMATVVLVYVWQQFGFSFLLFVGGLNNIPKEIHEAAALDGATGLRKHLGITLPLLSPTLLVAAVVGIINALQVFEQPYVLTDGGPGDATRTVVMVIYERAFEQLDFGEASAVGVLLFALIMAVTALQFRLSRRFVHYQ